One genomic segment of Hydrocarboniclastica marina includes these proteins:
- a CDS encoding site-specific integrase has translation MEDIPKPLPPNPTRFMDRFRAFIRARHLAYRTEKTYCTWVRDFIRFHGKRHPQTMAGPEVDAWLSYFANERQVSINTRKTALKAVVFMSHQFLEQKLMGHSDLSTTMIYTHVVGTHERGVSSPLDSSSV, from the coding sequence ATGGAAGACATCCCCAAGCCACTCCCTCCGAACCCCACCCGCTTTATGGACCGATTCCGTGCATTTATCCGGGCTCGCCACCTGGCATATCGCACCGAAAAAACTTACTGCACCTGGGTCCGTGACTTCATCAGGTTCCATGGCAAACGCCACCCGCAAACCATGGCAGGGCCGGAGGTTGATGCCTGGCTCAGCTATTTTGCCAACGAACGTCAGGTCTCCATTAATACTCGGAAGACGGCCCTGAAGGCGGTGGTGTTTATGTCTCATCAGTTTTTGGAACAGAAGCTCATGGGCCACAGCGACCTCAGCACAACCATGATCTATACGCACGTCGTCGGCACCCACGAACGCGGCGTCAGCAGCCCCCTGGATTCCAGTTCTGTTTAA